A window of the Brassica napus cultivar Da-Ae chromosome C5, Da-Ae, whole genome shotgun sequence genome harbors these coding sequences:
- the LOC106398976 gene encoding glutathione S-transferase T3-like has product MDYNPYQNFVDLLQSQQESSIGLESSSILPFGTQASEGSNFEQHSPATRTPRRAWTPTDDVVLISSWLNTSKYPVVGNEQRSVAFWKRVASNFSASPKLAGCVKREASQSHKIFFNNHNKRFTLEHAWKELRNDQKWCELSTVKNEGISKKKKCEDGFDSASPQAATGVDEEGAIRPPGVKAAKARGKKTMVEGKDLSDFQSMWSIKKEDLVMKERLSKMKLLESLIAKQVPLADYEEALKKKLIDELMSS; this is encoded by the exons ATGGATTATAATCCttatcaaaattttgttgaTCTTCTTCAAAGTCAACAAGAATCTTCCATTGGTTTAGAATCTTCTTCTATTCTGCCATTTGGCACTCAAGCTTCTGAAGGTTCTAACTTCGAACAACACAGTCCTGCAACGCGTACACCAAGAAGGGCGTGGACACCAACAGATGATGTCGTTCTCATAAGCTCGTGGCTAAACACGAGTAAATATCCCGTTGTAGGGAATGAGCAACGCTCTGTTGCTTTCTGGAAACGAGTAGCATCGAACTTCTCGGCAAGCCCCAAGCTAGCAGGCTGTGTAAAAAGAGAGGCATCTCAAT CCCACAAAATTTTCTTCAACAACCATAACAAGAGGTTTACGCTTGAACATGCTTGGAAGGAGCTCCGCAATGACCAAAAGTGGTGTGAGCTTTCGACAGTAAAAAATGAAGGAATCTCCAAAAAGAAGAAGTGTGAGGATGGTTTTGATTCGGCAAGCCCTCAAGCTGCGACTGGGGTCGATGAGGAAGGAGCCATTCGTCCCCCGGGTGTTAAGGCAGCAAAAGCCCGGGGTAAGAAGACGATGGTTGAGGGCAAGGACTTGTCTGACTTTCAGTCTATGTGGAGCATCAAGAAGGAGGATCTGGTGATGAAGGAAAGGCTCTCCAAGATGAAGCTACTTGAGAGTCTTATTGCAAAACAAGTACCGCTAGCTGATTATGAAGAAGctctgaagaagaagctcatAGATGAGTTGATGTCTAGTTAG
- the LOC106401521 gene encoding photosystem I reaction center subunit VI-1, chloroplastic, with product MASLATVAAVKPSVAVKGLGGSSLAGAKLSFKPSRLSIKPKSIRSGGVVAKYGDKSVYFDLEDLGNTTGQWDLYGSDAPSPYNPLQSKFFETFAAPFTKRGLLLKFLILGGGSLLTYVSASSTGDVLPIKRGPQEKPKLGPRGKL from the exons ATGGCGTCTCTTGCAACCGTCGCCGCCGTGAAACCATCCGTGGCCGTAAAAGGCCTTGGCGGAAGCTCACTCGCCGGAGCCAAGCTCTCCTTCAAGCCTTCCCGCCTAAGCATCAAACCCAAATCCATCCG GTCTGGTGGTGTGGTGGCTAAGTATGGAGACAAAAGTGTCTACTTTGACTTAGAAGATTTGGGAAACACAACAGGTCAATGGGATCTATACGGCTCTGATGCTCCTTCTCCTTACAACCCTCTTCAG AGCAAGTTCTTTGAGACATTCGCTGCACCATTCACAAAGAGAGGACTGCTCCTCAAGTTCTTGATCCTCGGAGGAGGATCTTTGCTTACTTATGTCAGCGCTTCCTCCACCGGAGATGTTCTTCCCATCAAGAGAGGTCCTCAGGAGAAGCCTAAGCTCGGTCCTCGCGGCAAGCTCTGA
- the LOC106401520 gene encoding rop guanine nucleotide exchange factor 13-like — translation MVKAVEREDKGSYKFGLYDFENMKEKNSSYRNVKRWNSSSALRSEDPDIDDDTVFKTTAVSSFLPMLPIRPPQTCEATGEELQEEAEREQMKERFSKLLLGEDMSGGGKGVSSALALSNAVTNLSASAFGEQRRLEPMSEDRKERWRREIGWLLSVTDHIVEFSPTQQTNKDGSSIEVMTTRQRTDLVSNIPALKKLDVMLTDCLDKFKDQDEFYYITTDSPEHLNSNSTRNADKWWLPTVKVPPNGLSETSKRFLLSQKECVSQVLKSALAINAEVLSQMEIPESYIDSLPKNGKASLGDMIYRMITLDMFDVEKFLLEMDLSSEHKILDLQDKIEASVVIWKRKIVQKDNNKSSSPFSTNLSMEKRQLLEERAETILLLIKLRFPGISQSTLDISKIQFNRDIGLAIMESYSRVLESLAHTVLSRIEDVLVADQLTQDPESLLCKRYIVKETESPKKEEERNFCLLKERPIKQKATISLSEVMQWNMEDKNDAPLKDSGKKVSTMIMANNKKSTSYLESLGTTRSPREGQYS, via the exons ATGGTGAAAGCGGTTGAGAGAGAAGACAAAGGAAGCTACAAATTCGGATTGTACGATTTCGAGAACATGAAGGAGAAAAACTCATCTTACCGGAACGTCAAGAGATGGAACTCTAGTTCTGCCTTGAGAAGTGAAGATCCAGACATTGATGATGACACTGTTTTCAAAACAACTGCAGTCTCGAGCTTCCTACCAATGTTACCTATTCGACCGCCTCAGACATGTGAAGCAACCGGTGAAGAATTACAGGAAGAGGCAG AAAGGGAACAGATGAAGGAAAGGTTTTCGAAACTGCTTCTAGGAGAAGACATGTCAGGAGGAGGCAAAGGTGTTTCATCAGCACTGGCATTATCAAACGCAGTCACAAATCTTTCAGCATCAGCGTTTGGAGAGCAACGGCGTTTAGAGCCAATGTCAGAGGATAGAAAAGAACGGTGGAGAAGAGAAATAGGATGGCTTCTCTCTGTTACTGATCATATAGTTGAATTCTCTCCaacacaacaaacaaacaaagatggttCTTCCATTGAG GTAATGACTACAAGACAGAGAACAGATCTTGTCTCCAACATCCCTGCTCTTAAGAAACTTGATGTGATGCTCACA GATTGTCTTGATAAGTTCAAGGACCAGGATGAGTTCTATTACATCACAACCGATTCTCCTGAACATTTAAACAGTAACTCAACCAGGAACGCAGATAAATGGTGGCTACCAACAGTGAAAGTTCCACCTAATGGCTTATCCGAAACGTCGAAAAGGTTTCTACTGAGTCAGAAAGAATGTGTGAGCCAAGTGCTTAAATCAGCATTGGCCATAAACGCCGAAGTTTTGTCTCAAATGGAGATCCCTGAGAGCTACATAGACTCACTTCCTAAG AATGGGAAAGCTAGTCTTGGAGACATGATCTATAGAATGATAACGTTAGACATGTTTGATGTAGAGAAGTTCCTTCTTGAAATGGACTTATCATCTGAGCACAAGATTCTTGATCTTCAGGACAAAATTGAAGCTTCGGTTGTGATATGGAAGAGAAAGATAGTACAGAAAGACAACAACAAGTCCTCATCTCCATTTAGTACTAATCTGAGTATGGAGAAGAGACAACTGCTAGAAGAAAGAGCAGAAACCATTTTGCTTCTTATCAAACTAAGATTCCCAGGAATCTCTCAATCCACACTTGACATCAGCAAGATACAATTCAACAGA gataTAGGATTAGCTATAATGGAGAGTTATTCAAGAGTTCTTGAAAGCTTGGCGCACACGGTACTGTCAAGAATAGAAGATGTCCTTGTGGCTGATCAGCTAACTCAGGACCCTGAAAGCTTGCTTTGTAAGAGATATATAGTGAAGGAGACAGAGAGTCCTAAGAAGGAGGAAGAAAGAAACTTTTGTCTTTTAAAGGAGAGACCGATAAAACAGAAGGCTACCATCTCACTGTCAGAGGTAATGCAATGGAATATGGAAGACAAGAACGATGCACCACTCAAAGATTCAGGCAAGAAAGTGTCAACCATGATCATGGCTAACAACAAGAAGAGTACCTCATATCTTGAATCTCTTGGAACCACAAGGAGTCCAAGAGAAGGTCAATACTCTTAA
- the LOC106401522 gene encoding dynein light chain 1, cytoplasmic, which produces MLEGKAKVEDTDMPLKMQMKALNIASQSLDLFDVSDCQPIAAHIKKEFDERYGSGWQCVVGSNFGCFFTHSKGTFIYFHLGTLNFLIFKGATL; this is translated from the exons ATGCTGGAAGGGAAAGCAAAGGTGGAAGACACAGATATGCCACTGAAGATGCAAATGAAAGCATTGAACATTGCTTCTCAATCTCTCGATCTTTTTGATGTATCTGACTGTCAACCTATTGCTGCTCACATCAAGAAG GAGTTTGATGAGAGATATGGAAGTGGTTGGCAATGCGTGGTGGGATCAAACTTTGGGTGTTTCTTCACACATTCTAAAGGAACTTTCATCTATTTCCATTTGGGAACCCTCAACTTCCTCATCTTCAAAGGAGCCACTCTTTAG